One Solibacillus sp. R5-41 DNA segment encodes these proteins:
- the gmk gene encoding guanylate kinase, with amino-acid sequence MKKRRGLLIVLSGPSGVGKGTVRKELFLQPDTNYEYSISMTTRNPREGEVDGVDYFFRTREQFEELITQGGLLEHAEFVSNYYGTPLAYVKETLEAGRDVFLEIEVQGAAQIREKAPDALFIFLAPPSISELEQRLVGRGTETEEVIARRIATAREEVEMMSLYDYVVENDQVQNACDKINAIIVAEHCRRERVEKRYLSMLRGE; translated from the coding sequence ATGAAAAAACGACGTGGCTTATTAATAGTATTATCGGGTCCATCAGGTGTTGGAAAAGGAACTGTTCGTAAAGAGCTATTTTTACAACCTGATACGAACTATGAATATTCGATTTCGATGACAACGCGAAATCCTCGCGAAGGAGAAGTAGATGGTGTAGACTATTTCTTTAGAACGCGTGAACAATTTGAAGAATTAATTACACAAGGTGGCTTACTTGAGCATGCTGAATTTGTAAGTAATTATTATGGCACACCGCTTGCCTATGTAAAGGAAACGTTAGAAGCGGGTCGTGACGTATTTTTAGAGATTGAAGTTCAAGGTGCCGCACAAATTCGAGAAAAAGCACCAGATGCGTTGTTTATCTTTTTGGCACCACCAAGCATTTCTGAATTAGAGCAACGTTTAGTTGGACGAGGAACAGAAACAGAAGAAGTTATTGCTCGTCGAATTGCAACAGCTCGTGAGGAAGTTGAAATGATGAGTTTATACGATTATGTCGTAGAAAACGATCAAGTTCAAAATGCATGTGATAAAATTAATGCCATTATTGTGGCAGAGCATTGTCGCCGTGAACGTGTAGAAAAACGATATTTGTCAATGTTGAGAGGAGAATAA
- the rpoZ gene encoding DNA-directed RNA polymerase subunit omega gives MLYPSVDKLKTQIDSKYSLVSLASKRARQMQEEGGEQLSSYVSYKPVGRALEEVAAGKLKKAEQDASTIYEDEI, from the coding sequence ATGTTATACCCATCAGTAGATAAGTTAAAAACACAAATTGATTCAAAATATTCTTTAGTGAGCTTAGCTTCAAAGCGTGCTCGTCAAATGCAAGAAGAGGGCGGCGAGCAATTAAGCTCATACGTATCTTATAAGCCAGTTGGAAGAGCTTTAGAAGAAGTAGCAGCAGGAAAGCTTAAAAAAGCGGAACAAGATGCTTCGACGATTTATGAGGATGAAATTTAA
- the priA gene encoding primosomal protein N' codes for MVIAEVIVDVSAYPVDRPFDYVIPNEWLELIEKGCRVRVPFGPRNVLGFVVGIKDETEVPLDKIKSIAEVLDIESVLTDEMLKMAKWLKNQTICYEIDALQVMLPGALRAKYEKFAVLVTEVEQLPEAIQPYFEKNAKVNLKIVEKDALLKPLKQAIRKGDLLIENVVKQKGQIKQVRKVQIATLAQLESVEAKLTARAPKQKQLVQWMKLFEGQLFTPDEICEAVDITNAVLNNVIEKGAAAYIQQEVYRDPFTKDVTRTDFLQLSNEQDFALTKIKKALDEKRQETFLLHGITGSGKTEVYLQAIQQTIAQQKEAIVLVPEISLTPQMTERFRSRFGEQVAVMHSGLSVGEKYDEWRKIQQGKVKVVVGARSAIFAPFTNLGLIILDEEHESTYKQEDSPRYHARDVAIWRSQYYECPVILGSATPALESFARAKKGVYTLLTLENRAKNQALPTVHIVDMREQLKEGNRSMFSQPLAEALRLRLEKREQSVLFLNRRGYSSFVLCRDCGTTVQCPNCDISLTYHRSNEKLKCHYCGYDEYVPSNCPQCQSEHIRYFGTGTQKVEEEISKYFPGARVLRMDVDTTKQKGAHEKILDAFGSGEADILLGTQMIAKGLDFPNITLVGVLSADTSLHLPDYRAAEKTFQLMTQVSGRAGRHEKPGEVFVQTYTPEHYAIELSKEQLYTPFYEREMYSRHTAGYPPYYYIALIQVSHEDVVMAAEYAGRATEYLRSNLSFDVSVIGPTTASISRLQNRYRYQCLIKYKKEPNLIPVLLQLIKMYRSDWIKKGIVLTVDLDPTMI; via the coding sequence ATGGTCATTGCAGAAGTCATTGTTGATGTATCCGCTTATCCAGTTGATCGGCCGTTTGATTATGTCATTCCAAATGAGTGGTTGGAGTTAATTGAAAAGGGCTGTCGCGTTAGAGTGCCATTTGGTCCGAGAAATGTTCTTGGCTTTGTTGTGGGCATAAAGGACGAGACGGAAGTACCGCTGGATAAAATTAAATCCATTGCAGAAGTTTTAGATATCGAGTCTGTTTTAACAGATGAAATGCTGAAAATGGCAAAATGGTTAAAAAATCAAACCATTTGCTATGAAATCGATGCCCTTCAAGTGATGCTTCCTGGCGCACTAAGAGCGAAGTATGAAAAATTTGCCGTTTTGGTAACCGAGGTCGAACAATTGCCCGAAGCAATCCAACCGTATTTTGAAAAAAATGCGAAAGTGAACCTCAAAATTGTTGAAAAGGACGCCCTACTGAAGCCATTAAAACAGGCAATTCGTAAAGGGGATCTCCTAATCGAAAACGTTGTGAAGCAAAAGGGACAGATTAAGCAAGTGCGAAAAGTTCAGATTGCTACGCTGGCGCAATTGGAATCCGTGGAAGCAAAATTGACGGCAAGAGCTCCAAAGCAAAAGCAACTTGTGCAATGGATGAAATTATTTGAAGGTCAACTTTTCACACCAGATGAAATTTGTGAAGCGGTTGACATAACGAATGCTGTTTTAAATAATGTGATTGAAAAAGGGGCAGCGGCATATATTCAACAAGAAGTGTATCGCGACCCATTTACGAAAGATGTGACCCGAACGGATTTTTTACAATTATCCAATGAACAGGATTTTGCACTAACAAAAATAAAAAAAGCGCTGGATGAAAAACGCCAGGAAACTTTTTTACTACACGGAATTACAGGTAGTGGTAAAACGGAAGTGTATCTTCAAGCGATTCAACAGACGATTGCCCAACAAAAAGAGGCAATCGTCCTCGTACCGGAAATTTCCTTAACACCTCAAATGACCGAGCGCTTTAGGTCGCGATTTGGAGAACAGGTCGCAGTAATGCATAGCGGGCTTTCAGTAGGTGAAAAATATGATGAGTGGCGCAAAATCCAACAAGGGAAAGTAAAAGTCGTTGTAGGAGCGCGCTCGGCTATTTTTGCTCCGTTTACGAATTTAGGATTGATTATTTTAGATGAGGAACATGAATCGACTTACAAGCAAGAAGATTCGCCCCGTTACCATGCACGCGATGTGGCCATTTGGCGTAGTCAGTATTACGAATGTCCTGTCATTTTGGGTAGTGCAACACCCGCATTAGAATCCTTTGCACGAGCAAAAAAAGGGGTATATACGTTATTAACTTTGGAAAATCGTGCGAAAAACCAAGCATTGCCGACCGTTCATATTGTGGATATGCGTGAACAATTGAAGGAAGGTAATCGTTCGATGTTCTCTCAGCCTTTAGCAGAGGCTTTACGGTTACGACTTGAAAAAAGAGAACAATCCGTCTTATTTTTAAATCGCCGTGGCTATTCCTCCTTCGTGCTATGTCGCGATTGTGGGACAACAGTTCAATGCCCAAATTGTGATATTTCGTTAACGTATCATCGTTCGAATGAAAAGCTAAAATGCCATTATTGTGGGTATGATGAGTATGTTCCAAGCAATTGTCCGCAATGTCAAAGTGAGCATATTCGTTATTTTGGAACAGGTACACAAAAAGTCGAAGAAGAAATTTCCAAGTACTTTCCAGGCGCTCGCGTATTACGAATGGATGTAGATACGACGAAGCAAAAGGGTGCTCATGAAAAAATACTCGATGCCTTTGGTTCGGGAGAAGCAGATATTTTATTGGGCACACAAATGATTGCTAAGGGGCTAGATTTCCCTAATATTACGCTCGTCGGTGTGTTAAGTGCAGATACATCCTTGCATTTACCAGATTATCGTGCGGCTGAAAAAACATTTCAATTAATGACGCAAGTAAGTGGGCGAGCTGGACGTCATGAGAAACCTGGTGAGGTGTTCGTTCAAACCTATACACCGGAACATTATGCCATTGAATTATCGAAAGAACAGTTGTATACACCGTTTTATGAACGTGAAATGTATAGTCGGCATACAGCAGGCTATCCGCCGTATTATTATATTGCGCTCATTCAAGTTTCCCATGAGGATGTTGTGATGGCGGCGGAATATGCAGGACGGGCCACAGAATATTTACGTTCTAACTTATCCTTCGATGTTTCAGTCATCGGTCCAACGACGGCAAGTATTAGCCGACTCCAAAATAGATATCGTTACCAATGTTTGATAAAATATAAAAAAGAACCAAACTTAATCCCAGTGCTTTTACAATTAATAAAAATGTATCGCTCAGACTGGATAAAAAAAGGAATCGTGTTAACGGTTGACTTAGATCCAACGATGATCTAA
- the def gene encoding peptide deformylase, whose translation MAIKEVVKNPAKILSQKTKEVEVINEEMIQLLDDLYETMVEHDGVGIAAPQINVGLRVAIVELGEDILEMINPIVLETRGDAEDVEGCLSFPDLFGMVKRPTYVKIEASDREGRVYELEAEDFEARCILHEIDHLDGVLFDSKMTRVLTAAELEELYADEEEE comes from the coding sequence ATGGCTATTAAAGAAGTAGTGAAAAATCCAGCGAAAATTTTATCGCAAAAAACAAAAGAAGTGGAAGTCATTAATGAAGAAATGATTCAGCTTTTAGATGATTTATATGAAACAATGGTTGAACATGATGGGGTAGGTATTGCTGCGCCACAAATAAATGTTGGCTTACGTGTCGCGATTGTCGAGCTAGGTGAAGATATTTTAGAGATGATCAACCCAATCGTCCTTGAAACACGGGGGGATGCTGAGGATGTAGAAGGTTGCTTAAGCTTCCCAGATTTATTTGGTATGGTAAAGCGCCCAACTTATGTGAAAATTGAAGCTTCTGACCGTGAAGGCCGTGTTTATGAGCTAGAAGCAGAAGATTTTGAAGCACGTTGTATATTACACGAAATTGACCATTTAGATGGTGTGTTATTTGATTCGAAAATGACACGTGTATTAACTGCAGCTGAGCTAGAGGAATTGTACGCGGACGAAGAGGAGGAATAA
- the fmt gene encoding methionyl-tRNA formyltransferase, which translates to MTKIIFMGTPSFSAPILRMLHEEGYEVAAVVTQPDRPVGRKKVLTPPPVKAEALALGLSVIQPEKLRGSQELQEILALKPDLIVTAAFGQILPKELLDAPELGCINVHASLLPHYRGGAPIHQAIIDGQAKTGITIMYMAEKLDAGDIISQREIAIEDTDHTGGMFEKLSDVGRELLKETLPAIIACTNERIVQNEDEVTYARNISREQELMDWNKEARTLYNQVRGLHPWPVAYTTFEGSNFKIWWAKLGETATNATPGEVIKIAKDHFEVATGDGNTLALYDVQPAGKKRMTAEEFLRGTGSKLQIGDRFE; encoded by the coding sequence ATGACAAAAATCATCTTTATGGGAACTCCTTCGTTTTCTGCGCCAATATTGCGCATGCTACATGAGGAAGGCTATGAGGTAGCAGCCGTTGTAACACAGCCAGACCGTCCTGTTGGGCGAAAAAAAGTATTAACGCCTCCTCCGGTAAAGGCAGAAGCGTTAGCTCTTGGATTATCTGTCATCCAGCCAGAAAAATTACGTGGTTCACAGGAATTACAAGAAATTCTAGCATTAAAGCCTGATTTAATTGTAACAGCGGCATTCGGTCAAATTTTACCGAAAGAATTGCTCGATGCACCAGAGCTTGGTTGCATTAATGTACACGCCTCGTTATTACCGCATTATCGTGGGGGTGCGCCAATCCACCAGGCGATTATAGACGGACAAGCGAAAACAGGTATTACCATAATGTATATGGCTGAAAAGTTAGATGCTGGCGATATTATTTCTCAGCGTGAAATTGCGATTGAAGATACGGATCATACAGGTGGCATGTTTGAAAAATTAAGTGATGTCGGTCGCGAACTATTAAAAGAAACATTGCCCGCTATTATTGCATGTACAAATGAGCGCATTGTGCAAAATGAAGATGAAGTGACATATGCACGGAATATTAGCCGTGAGCAAGAGTTAATGGATTGGAATAAAGAAGCACGTACATTATATAATCAAGTACGTGGGTTACACCCATGGCCAGTTGCCTACACAACTTTCGAAGGGTCAAACTTTAAAATTTGGTGGGCAAAGTTAGGAGAAACAGCGACAAATGCTACTCCGGGTGAAGTCATCAAAATTGCAAAGGATCATTTCGAAGTTGCAACAGGTGACGGCAATACATTAGCACTTTATGACGTGCAACCAGCTGGAAAAAAACGAATGACAGCAGAAGAGTTTTTACGTGGTACGGGCTCAAAATTACAGATCGGAGACCGCTTTGAATGA
- the rsmB gene encoding 16S rRNA (cytosine(967)-C(5))-methyltransferase RsmB, whose amino-acid sequence MNKKKPVIWDGNVRDAALTILLTVDKSQAYSNLLLHQTIEKYKIDAKDRGLLTELTYGTLQHKLTLDYYLEPFIRGKVDIWVRWLLRMSLYQMHYLTRIPAHAAVNEAVEIAKRRGHQGIASMVNGILRSILREGVRSTELISDDHERLAIETSHPQWLVDRWVESYGFDVTRDMLQENNIAPLQTVRVNTTKATVEQVLTTLEREGVKARRSEYISECIHLESGQAARTGAFRNGLITIQDESSMIPATVLNPQPGMKVLDMCAAPGGKTTHLAEKMQNEGLILATDLHPKKLDLIDENTTRLGLDIIQTAPLDGRKAAGILPAESYDAILVDAPCSGLGVMRRKPDIKYTKREEDLESLQSIQLAILENAVQLLKTDGRLVYSTCTVDRRENEGTVNAFLAAHPEMEAVRLENLPAQLEAKQQDGMLQVFPQDIGSDGFFVAAFVKKGASN is encoded by the coding sequence ATGAATAAAAAAAAGCCAGTAATTTGGGATGGTAATGTGCGTGATGCGGCATTAACGATTTTATTAACAGTCGATAAAAGTCAAGCATACAGCAATTTATTATTACACCAAACAATTGAAAAATATAAAATTGATGCAAAGGATCGTGGGCTGTTAACAGAGCTTACTTATGGAACTTTGCAGCATAAGCTAACATTAGATTATTACCTAGAGCCATTCATACGTGGGAAAGTAGATATTTGGGTACGTTGGTTACTGCGTATGTCGCTATATCAAATGCATTATTTAACACGGATTCCTGCACACGCAGCGGTTAATGAGGCCGTAGAAATTGCGAAGCGTCGCGGGCATCAAGGAATTGCCTCAATGGTCAATGGTATTTTACGCTCGATTTTACGCGAAGGCGTTCGCTCGACAGAGTTAATTTCAGATGATCATGAGCGTCTTGCCATTGAAACGAGTCATCCGCAGTGGCTTGTCGATCGCTGGGTGGAGAGCTATGGCTTTGATGTGACACGTGACATGCTACAGGAAAACAACATTGCACCGCTTCAAACCGTTCGTGTCAATACGACAAAGGCAACAGTAGAACAAGTGCTGACAACTTTAGAGCGTGAAGGTGTAAAGGCGCGTCGTAGTGAATATATATCAGAATGTATCCATCTTGAAAGTGGCCAAGCAGCTCGCACAGGAGCATTTCGTAATGGACTAATTACCATTCAAGATGAAAGCTCGATGATTCCTGCAACAGTTTTAAACCCACAGCCTGGTATGAAGGTGCTTGATATGTGTGCCGCACCAGGAGGGAAAACGACTCATTTAGCTGAAAAAATGCAAAATGAAGGGTTAATTTTAGCAACGGACTTACATCCGAAAAAATTAGATTTAATCGATGAAAATACAACGCGCTTAGGGCTTGATATTATTCAAACAGCACCACTAGATGGGCGTAAGGCGGCGGGCATCCTTCCAGCAGAAAGCTATGATGCGATTCTTGTAGATGCGCCGTGCTCAGGGCTAGGTGTTATGCGTCGTAAGCCAGATATTAAATATACAAAGCGTGAGGAAGATTTAGAAAGCCTACAATCGATTCAACTTGCGATTTTAGAAAATGCAGTCCAATTATTAAAAACGGATGGTCGATTAGTGTATTCTACTTGTACAGTGGATCGTCGCGAAAATGAAGGTACGGTAAATGCCTTTTTAGCTGCACACCCAGAAATGGAAGCGGTACGTTTAGAAAATTTACCAGCACAACTAGAAGCGAAACAACAAGACGGGATGCTACAAGTATTCCCACAAGATATTGGTAGTGACGGATTTTTCGTTGCTGCATTCGTAAAAAAAGGAGCGTCCAATTAA
- the rlmN gene encoding 23S rRNA (adenine(2503)-C(2))-methyltransferase RlmN produces the protein MEQEQLKQFDERIKDLVEETAATPARREKKEKPQLKPSIYSLRLDELKDWLVENGEKAFRAGQIYEWLYEKRVKNYEEMSNLSKGLREKLAQQFTLTTLSTIIKQESKDGTIKFLFQLQDGYSIETVLMRHEYGNSICVTTQVGCRIGCTFCASTLGGLKRHLMAGEIVEQVVKVQQQLDETDERVSSIVIMGIGEPFDNYDAMMSFLKIMNDDKGLNIGARHITVSTSGIVPKIYEFADEGMQINFAVSLHAPNQEARQKLMPIARAYKLEALMEAVQYYTKKTGRRVTFEYGLMSGENDTEEVALELAALIKNIKCHVNLIPINYVPERDYIRTSRSKIFAFEKTLKEKGINVTIRREQGADIAAACGQLRAQERSQETK, from the coding sequence ATGGAGCAAGAACAATTAAAACAATTTGATGAGCGTATTAAGGATTTGGTAGAAGAAACAGCAGCAACACCAGCACGTCGCGAAAAAAAGGAAAAGCCACAATTGAAGCCTTCTATATACTCGCTTCGTCTAGATGAATTAAAAGATTGGTTAGTAGAGAATGGTGAAAAAGCATTCCGAGCGGGCCAAATTTATGAATGGCTTTATGAAAAACGCGTAAAAAACTATGAGGAAATGTCAAATTTATCTAAAGGTTTACGTGAAAAACTAGCACAACAATTTACTTTAACAACGCTTTCAACGATTATTAAACAAGAATCTAAAGACGGTACAATTAAGTTTTTATTCCAATTACAAGATGGCTATTCAATTGAAACCGTATTAATGCGCCATGAGTACGGAAATTCAATTTGTGTCACAACACAAGTAGGATGTCGTATCGGCTGTACATTCTGTGCCTCAACATTAGGCGGACTAAAACGTCACTTAATGGCAGGCGAAATTGTGGAGCAAGTTGTAAAAGTACAGCAACAGCTTGATGAAACAGATGAGCGTGTATCAAGCATTGTTATTATGGGAATTGGTGAACCATTCGACAACTATGATGCGATGATGAGTTTCTTAAAAATCATGAATGATGATAAAGGTTTAAACATCGGAGCACGTCATATTACCGTTTCTACTTCTGGTATAGTGCCGAAGATTTATGAATTTGCGGATGAAGGCATGCAAATTAACTTTGCTGTTTCATTGCACGCGCCAAACCAAGAAGCGCGTCAAAAATTAATGCCAATTGCACGTGCTTATAAGCTAGAGGCGTTAATGGAGGCTGTACAATACTACACGAAAAAAACAGGACGTCGTGTAACGTTTGAATACGGTTTAATGTCAGGTGAAAATGATACGGAAGAAGTAGCATTAGAGCTTGCTGCACTAATTAAAAATATTAAATGTCATGTTAACTTAATTCCAATTAACTACGTGCCAGAACGCGATTATATTCGTACATCACGTAGCAAAATTTTTGCATTTGAAAAAACGTTAAAAGAAAAAGGTATTAACGTAACGATTCGTCGTGAGCAAGGTGCAGATATTGCAGCAGCTTGTGGCCAATTGCGTGCGCAAGAAAGATCACAAGAAACAAAGTAG
- a CDS encoding Stp1/IreP family PP2C-type Ser/Thr phosphatase, with amino-acid sequence MNFTVKSDIGLKRTINEDRAAFFERPDHYKLAILADGMGGHNAGDVASEMAINEMQHLFLNIDAQQFATKESQTEWLRDAVSHINHKIYQYSLSHEGCKGMGTTLIAVLLDQNHCIISHVGDSRTYLFTNNEVKLITRDHSYVNILVENGEISEEEAQHHPQRNFILKALGTESHIEPDFYEIDLQDEGYLLICSDGLSNKLSTFEMAAIITLPVTLQEKGRKLVQLANDSGGEDNISLVLITTKEEV; translated from the coding sequence ATGAACTTTACAGTGAAAAGTGATATTGGATTAAAGCGAACGATAAATGAAGATCGGGCGGCGTTTTTTGAACGCCCCGATCATTATAAGCTTGCAATTTTAGCAGATGGCATGGGTGGACATAACGCAGGTGATGTAGCGAGTGAAATGGCTATAAATGAAATGCAGCATTTATTTTTGAATATTGATGCACAACAATTTGCAACTAAGGAATCTCAAACGGAATGGCTTCGGGATGCCGTTTCCCATATTAATCATAAAATTTATCAATATTCTTTATCGCATGAAGGCTGTAAAGGGATGGGGACAACACTCATTGCCGTACTGCTTGATCAAAATCATTGCATTATTAGCCATGTTGGAGATAGTCGTACGTACTTATTTACAAATAACGAAGTGAAATTAATTACACGAGATCATTCATACGTAAATATTTTAGTGGAAAATGGGGAAATTAGTGAAGAAGAAGCACAGCATCATCCACAGCGTAATTTTATTTTGAAGGCGCTTGGCACGGAATCGCATATTGAACCAGATTTTTATGAAATTGACTTACAGGATGAAGGGTATTTACTCATTTGTTCAGATGGTTTAAGCAATAAATTATCTACCTTTGAAATGGCTGCGATCATTACACTACCCGTAACGCTTCAAGAAAAAGGTCGAAAACTTGTCCAGCTTGCGAATGATAGCGGCGGAGAAGATAATATTTCCCTCGTATTAATTACAACTAAAGAGGAGGTGTAG
- the pknB gene encoding Stk1 family PASTA domain-containing Ser/Thr kinase: MLVGKHISSRYKILQLIGGGGMSNVYLAHDIILNRDVAIKILRYDFSNEEELHRRFQREALSATSLTHPNIVSIYDVGEDGDMHYIVMEYIKGKTLKQYIQEFSPLSPARSVHIMKQLTSAMSQAHENGIIHRDIKPQNILMDEEGNVKITDFGIATSLGATSYTQTNSVLGTVHYLSPEQARGGIASMKSDIYALGIVLYELLTGELPFSGESAVSIALKHLQSETPSVRDFDASIPQSIENIVLKATAKDMRHRYASTEEMEADLDTCLTMKRKDEQKFMTPLDNEATKLIPIIKDPKPVQPAIPKHSEPTVKSEPTKADSVSKQQKKKKKWPIYAGIFAALVVIGIVLAFMLTPNKIEVPDVRNMPISEAIQTLESKGFVIGEQEQRNSEEIEVDSVMEMDPGANSMQVKGTEINLVVSIGEETLVMENYLDLQGEQVQSMLLGQDNFKSVTIVEAYSDKLVGTITDQSPPADEEIIAKDTDVVLTVSKGPEPVSLISLHGYNEANRKAYERSSGFKIHVTGKEHSSTVPEGEVMRQTPSAGTKLKVGDTVNVVISKGPEAKEERVYRHEITIPYEPVFEDGIEQLVEHTVVIYIQDKTRTLADPAETLTITGPTPYSIELTIVEGEKGAYQIMRDNIVIENKTITYESIPQ, from the coding sequence ATGCTTGTAGGTAAGCATATAAGTAGTCGCTATAAAATATTGCAATTAATCGGCGGCGGTGGCATGTCCAACGTTTATTTGGCGCATGACATTATTTTAAATCGCGATGTAGCCATTAAAATTTTACGCTATGATTTTTCGAATGAGGAAGAATTGCACCGACGTTTTCAGCGGGAGGCATTGTCTGCAACCAGTCTTACACATCCGAATATTGTAAGTATTTATGATGTTGGTGAAGATGGCGATATGCACTACATTGTAATGGAGTACATTAAAGGGAAAACATTAAAGCAATACATACAAGAGTTTTCACCATTATCTCCAGCGCGCAGTGTCCATATTATGAAACAATTAACATCCGCAATGTCTCAAGCGCATGAAAATGGCATCATCCACCGAGATATTAAGCCGCAAAATATTTTAATGGATGAAGAAGGCAATGTTAAAATTACAGATTTCGGAATTGCTACATCTTTAGGTGCAACATCGTATACACAAACAAATTCTGTACTCGGAACGGTTCATTATTTATCTCCTGAGCAGGCGCGCGGTGGCATTGCTTCAATGAAGTCGGATATTTATGCACTTGGTATTGTATTGTATGAATTATTAACGGGAGAATTACCGTTTTCCGGAGAATCTGCAGTGTCGATTGCATTAAAGCATTTACAATCAGAAACACCATCTGTTCGTGATTTTGACGCATCGATTCCACAAAGTATTGAAAATATTGTGCTTAAGGCAACGGCAAAGGATATGCGTCATCGCTATGCATCGACGGAAGAAATGGAAGCGGATCTAGATACATGCTTAACGATGAAACGCAAAGATGAACAAAAATTCATGACGCCACTTGATAATGAAGCAACAAAATTAATTCCGATTATTAAAGATCCAAAACCAGTGCAACCAGCAATACCAAAGCATAGTGAGCCAACTGTAAAATCCGAACCTACAAAAGCGGATTCCGTTAGTAAGCAGCAAAAGAAAAAGAAAAAATGGCCGATTTACGCAGGCATATTTGCGGCGCTCGTTGTCATTGGCATTGTATTAGCCTTTATGCTAACGCCGAATAAGATTGAGGTACCAGATGTTAGGAATATGCCGATTTCAGAGGCAATTCAAACGCTCGAGAGTAAAGGTTTTGTTATTGGCGAACAGGAACAACGTAATTCGGAGGAAATTGAAGTAGATTCCGTTATGGAAATGGACCCAGGAGCGAATTCGATGCAAGTAAAAGGGACGGAAATTAATTTAGTTGTCAGTATCGGCGAAGAAACACTGGTGATGGAAAATTATTTGGATTTGCAAGGCGAACAAGTGCAGTCAATGCTTTTGGGACAAGATAATTTTAAAAGTGTCACAATTGTTGAAGCGTATTCAGACAAACTAGTCGGAACAATTACTGACCAATCCCCACCAGCTGATGAAGAAATTATCGCAAAAGATACAGATGTTGTATTGACTGTAAGTAAAGGACCGGAGCCAGTTTCTCTCATTAGTTTACATGGTTACAATGAAGCGAATCGTAAAGCATACGAAAGAAGCTCAGGTTTTAAAATCCATGTTACAGGAAAAGAACATTCATCGACAGTGCCAGAGGGTGAAGTAATGCGACAAACGCCTTCTGCGGGAACGAAGCTTAAAGTTGGGGATACGGTTAACGTCGTAATTTCTAAAGGACCAGAAGCGAAGGAAGAAAGAGTTTATCGCCATGAAATAACGATTCCATATGAACCAGTATTTGAAGATGGGATCGAACAATTAGTCGAACACACAGTAGTTATTTATATACAGGATAAGACGCGTACATTGGCGGATCCAGCTGAAACGCTCACGATTACAGGACCAACACCTTATTCAATTGAATTAACAATTGTCGAAGGGGAAAAGGGCGCTTATCAAATTATGCGTGATAATATTGTCATTGAAAATAAAACAATTACGTACGAAAGTATTCCGCAGTAA